One region of Streptomyces sp. NBC_00442 genomic DNA includes:
- a CDS encoding serine/threonine-protein kinase — translation MFQPLADDDPRSVAGYLLSARLGAGGMGKVYLSYTPGGRPVAIKVIRPEFAEDADFRRRFQQEVRAAQRVQGLYTAPVIDSDTDGPRPWLATAYVQGPSLHAAVAAHGAMPVGTVLLLVAGIAEALQVIHRADIVHRDLKPSNVLLAVDGPRVIDFGIARAADATALTGTGVSVGTPSFMSPEQAAGRSCTEATDVFALGQIAVFAATGAAAFGDGASHAVLYRIVHEDPDLSRLPDELREIVMGCLNKDPARRPSTARIIEMCGEASQDPALRRPDGWLPSSYAADLTQAAAPTPPPQPAHPPTQAAPPNSAAYPATQAAAHTPPPVHPPTHSAPHTPPPSHAPTQPAYPNSVQPQAVHPHAVGGYAYPQNAHPQNAGQPLAPAAGTPHGYPNYAVPGTGAGFPPQAPRRRNRAGLIVAGVAVAALVGGGAYMVGHLAGSGSNDAKDGARSSASQSGGAASGAGAGTGAGTGKSKAPTAPKPAVYNNISIPQGYSVTFADEPPRPQQLDVNYEGDFGYSRDIVNGDALATNQSKNTLALLDAGEPGSLDGCRANTRYTTSITADKVGKGSRICVKTGSGHYGLVTVLGFASKDAPSQYVSVDLTVWRNAVTTP, via the coding sequence GTGTTCCAGCCCCTGGCCGACGACGACCCGCGTTCCGTGGCCGGATACCTCCTCAGCGCCCGGCTCGGCGCCGGCGGCATGGGCAAGGTGTACCTCTCCTACACGCCCGGCGGCCGGCCCGTGGCGATCAAGGTGATCCGTCCCGAGTTCGCCGAAGACGCCGACTTCCGCCGCCGGTTCCAGCAGGAGGTGCGCGCCGCGCAGCGCGTCCAGGGCCTCTACACCGCACCGGTGATCGACAGCGACACCGACGGCCCGCGCCCCTGGCTGGCCACGGCCTACGTGCAGGGCCCTTCCCTGCACGCGGCCGTCGCCGCCCACGGAGCGATGCCCGTGGGCACCGTGCTCCTGCTCGTGGCCGGGATCGCCGAGGCGCTTCAGGTCATCCACCGCGCGGACATCGTGCACCGCGATCTGAAGCCGTCCAATGTGCTGCTCGCCGTCGACGGCCCCCGCGTCATCGACTTCGGCATCGCGCGTGCGGCCGACGCCACCGCGCTCACCGGGACGGGCGTCAGCGTCGGCACCCCGTCGTTCATGTCGCCCGAGCAGGCGGCCGGCAGGAGCTGCACCGAGGCGACCGACGTCTTCGCGCTCGGCCAGATCGCCGTGTTCGCCGCGACGGGCGCCGCGGCCTTCGGTGACGGCGCCTCGCACGCGGTGCTCTACCGGATCGTGCACGAGGACCCCGATCTGTCCCGGCTGCCGGACGAGTTGCGCGAGATCGTCATGGGCTGCCTCAACAAGGACCCCGCACGGCGGCCGTCCACCGCCCGGATCATCGAGATGTGCGGCGAGGCCTCGCAGGACCCGGCGCTGCGGCGCCCGGACGGCTGGCTGCCCTCGTCGTACGCGGCCGACCTCACCCAGGCCGCCGCCCCGACCCCGCCGCCGCAGCCCGCGCACCCGCCGACGCAGGCGGCGCCGCCCAACTCGGCGGCGTACCCCGCGACGCAGGCGGCCGCGCACACGCCGCCCCCGGTGCATCCGCCGACGCACAGTGCCCCGCACACGCCGCCGCCCTCGCACGCGCCGACGCAGCCCGCGTACCCCAACTCCGTACAGCCGCAGGCCGTTCACCCGCACGCGGTGGGCGGCTACGCCTACCCGCAGAACGCCCACCCGCAGAACGCCGGCCAGCCGCTCGCTCCGGCGGCCGGGACTCCACACGGCTACCCGAACTACGCGGTTCCCGGGACCGGCGCCGGGTTCCCGCCGCAGGCGCCCCGCAGGCGCAACCGTGCCGGGCTGATCGTCGCGGGGGTGGCGGTCGCCGCGCTCGTCGGCGGCGGCGCGTACATGGTGGGGCACCTCGCCGGCAGCGGGTCCAACGACGCCAAGGACGGCGCAAGGAGCAGCGCGTCGCAGTCGGGCGGCGCGGCGTCCGGCGCGGGGGCGGGCACCGGAGCCGGCACCGGGAAGAGCAAGGCTCCGACAGCGCCCAAGCCCGCCGTGTACAACAACATCAGCATCCCCCAGGGCTATTCGGTGACCTTCGCCGACGAACCGCCGCGGCCCCAGCAGCTGGACGTGAACTACGAGGGGGACTTCGGCTACTCGCGGGACATCGTCAACGGGGACGCCCTCGCCACCAACCAGAGCAAGAACACCCTGGCTCTGCTCGACGCGGGCGAGCCCGGTTCGCTGGACGGCTGCCGCGCCAACACCCGGTACACCACCTCCATCACCGCGGACAAGGTCGGCAAGGGATCCCGGATCTGCGTGAAGACCGGATCGGGACACTACGGCCTGGTCACCGTGCTCGGCTTCGCGTCCAAGGACGCGCCGAGCCAGTACGTCAGCGTGGACCTCACCGTGTGGCGCAACGCGGTCACCACGCCCTGA
- a CDS encoding aminoglycoside phosphotransferase family protein, producing MIVMPEEFARGTVAREGRRGAEWLAELPGVVEELLGRWDCVPDGRVMHGGVGVVVPVRRRAGERAVLKVSFPHPGNVHEPDAFAAWRGRGAVRLLERRDERFAMLLERVRAWTLADVGDGDEVVAVAGRLNRRLAVPAPPGLPRLREGAAARTERLREDAGELAHTLSRAALDAAVATLAELGRDQPDSLIHGDLHARNILRADREPWLAVDPKGYAGDPAYDGGTLLKSRAPALLEANHLGRAVDRILDVFSEAAELDRERVRRWSQFHAVEASLWGRRHGFRAARRGPRLDRFTQFAEELAELLTRGA from the coding sequence ATGATCGTGATGCCGGAGGAGTTCGCGCGGGGCACCGTCGCGCGTGAGGGGCGGCGCGGGGCCGAATGGCTCGCCGAACTGCCCGGGGTGGTCGAGGAGTTGCTCGGTCGGTGGGACTGTGTGCCGGACGGGCGGGTCATGCACGGCGGTGTCGGCGTCGTCGTGCCCGTGCGGCGCCGGGCGGGGGAGAGGGCCGTCCTCAAGGTGTCGTTCCCGCACCCCGGCAACGTCCACGAGCCGGACGCGTTCGCAGCGTGGCGCGGGCGCGGGGCGGTCCGTCTGTTGGAGCGCCGCGACGAACGGTTCGCGATGCTGCTCGAACGCGTCCGGGCGTGGACCCTCGCGGACGTCGGGGACGGCGACGAGGTGGTGGCGGTCGCCGGGCGGCTCAACCGCCGTCTCGCCGTACCCGCCCCGCCCGGCCTGCCCCGGCTGCGGGAAGGGGCGGCCGCCCGGACGGAGCGGCTGCGCGAGGACGCCGGGGAGCTGGCACACACCTTGTCGCGCGCGGCGCTGGACGCCGCGGTGGCGACCCTCGCCGAACTGGGCCGGGACCAGCCGGACAGCCTCATCCACGGTGACCTTCATGCCCGCAACATCTTGCGCGCGGACCGTGAGCCGTGGCTGGCGGTCGACCCCAAGGGATACGCGGGGGACCCCGCCTACGACGGCGGCACACTTCTCAAGTCGCGGGCGCCGGCCCTCCTGGAGGCGAACCACCTCGGCAGGGCCGTCGACCGCATCCTCGACGTGTTCTCCGAGGCCGCGGAACTCGACCGGGAGCGTGTACGGCGCTGGTCCCAGTTCCATGCCGTGGAGGCTTCGCTCTGGGGTCGCCGGCACGGCTTCCGTGCAGCCCGCCGCGGACCCCGGCTCGACCGGTTCACCCAATTCGCGGAAGAGTTGGCCGAGTTGCTCACACGGGGAGCCTGA
- a CDS encoding NAD(P)H-binding protein, whose product MIVITAPTGQIGSQVLDTLLNGVPGSVPGPREDLRVIVRDPAKLPDSVRDSVDVVTGSHGDAEVVEAAFTGADAVFWLVPPNPRAASLDAAYSGFTRAAAKAFITHAVGHVVGVSALGRGTPVAGRAGLVTASLAMDDLIASTGVAYRALANPGFMDNLLRHAASIRDEGVFTDTVAAGRAAPAAATRDIAAAAARLLLDRSWAGTGEVPVLGPEDLSADDMARIMSDVLGRPIRYARQSLDDFGAALTAAGLGSAFVDGYVDMMRAKDDGLDAGVRRTPHTESPTTFRTWCEEVLKPAVQS is encoded by the coding sequence ATGATCGTCATCACCGCCCCCACGGGCCAGATAGGCAGCCAGGTCCTGGACACCTTGCTCAACGGCGTCCCCGGAAGCGTCCCCGGCCCCCGCGAAGACCTGCGCGTCATCGTGCGCGACCCCGCGAAGCTCCCTGATTCCGTACGGGACAGCGTCGACGTCGTGACCGGCTCGCACGGCGACGCCGAGGTCGTCGAGGCGGCGTTCACCGGCGCGGACGCCGTCTTCTGGCTGGTCCCGCCGAACCCCCGGGCCGCGAGCCTGGACGCTGCCTACAGCGGTTTCACCCGCGCCGCCGCGAAGGCGTTCATCACCCACGCGGTGGGGCACGTCGTCGGCGTCTCGGCGCTCGGCCGCGGCACGCCCGTCGCCGGCCGCGCCGGCCTGGTCACCGCGTCGCTCGCCATGGACGACCTCATCGCGAGCACGGGCGTCGCCTACCGGGCGCTCGCCAACCCGGGCTTCATGGACAACCTGCTGCGGCACGCGGCGTCGATCCGCGACGAGGGAGTGTTCACCGACACCGTGGCCGCCGGCCGCGCGGCGCCCGCCGCGGCGACCCGCGACATCGCGGCGGCCGCCGCGAGGCTGCTCCTGGACCGCTCGTGGGCGGGGACCGGCGAGGTCCCGGTGCTCGGCCCCGAGGACCTCTCGGCCGACGACATGGCACGGATCATGTCCGACGTGCTCGGTCGTCCGATCCGCTACGCGCGGCAGTCGCTGGACGACTTCGGCGCCGCCCTGACCGCGGCCGGACTCGGGAGCGCGTTCGTCGATGGCTACGTCGACATGATGCGCGCGAAGGACGACGGCCTTGACGCCGGTGTCCGGCGCACCCCGCACACCGAGAGCCCGACCACCTTCCGCACCTGGTGCGAGGAGGTCCTGAAGCCGGCGGTCCAGAGCTGA
- a CDS encoding LysR family transcriptional regulator — MDLDLRKLRYFVAVAEHRNFGRAAQALYITQPVLSRQIKAFEQELQCTLLVRTTRSVELTAAGERLHEEARTILAAVSTAVRRVHDVERGVQRLAVAFSPGLRVSEAVRAFTSRHPNVEIDLVPALWWEQDAPLRDGRAQVGYLRRPFDDSGLRTLPIGREPRVACMPAAHPLAGRDELTSADLDGERIIDTPVRRTASLEEKFERIAAGSDIALVPLSVARSYSRPDLVHVPVTDAPGIETCLAVLGGGRERLLRDFLAVAASTLRDA; from the coding sequence ATGGATCTGGACCTGCGCAAGCTCCGCTATTTCGTCGCGGTGGCCGAACACCGGAACTTCGGCCGGGCGGCGCAGGCGCTCTACATCACCCAGCCGGTCCTCAGTCGGCAGATCAAGGCGTTCGAGCAGGAATTGCAGTGCACGCTGCTCGTGCGGACCACCCGCAGCGTGGAGCTGACCGCCGCCGGGGAGCGCCTCCACGAGGAGGCGCGGACGATTCTCGCCGCCGTCAGCACCGCCGTGCGGCGCGTGCACGACGTCGAGCGCGGTGTCCAGCGCCTCGCGGTCGCCTTCTCCCCCGGACTCCGCGTCTCCGAAGCGGTCCGGGCGTTCACCTCGCGCCATCCGAATGTGGAGATCGACCTCGTCCCCGCTTTGTGGTGGGAACAGGACGCGCCGCTGCGGGACGGCCGGGCCCAAGTCGGTTATCTGCGGCGGCCGTTCGACGACTCCGGGCTGCGCACCCTGCCCATCGGCCGCGAGCCCAGAGTCGCCTGCATGCCAGCGGCGCATCCGCTGGCCGGCCGTGACGAGCTCACCTCCGCGGACCTGGACGGCGAGCGCATCATCGACACTCCTGTCCGGCGGACCGCGTCCCTGGAGGAGAAGTTCGAACGCATCGCCGCAGGATCCGACATCGCTCTGGTCCCCTTGAGCGTCGCGCGTTCCTACTCCCGCCCGGACCTCGTGCACGTTCCGGTGACGGACGCCCCCGGGATCGAGACGTGCCTGGCCGTCCTCGGGGGCGGGCGCGAGAGGCTCCTGCGCGACTTCCTGGCCGTGGCCGCGTCCACGCTGCGGGACGCCTGA
- a CDS encoding SDR family NAD(P)-dependent oxidoreductase, with product MSSSSQIRPWDVRRLPSAVGRTFLVTGGNAGIGYFVAEQLAATGAVVVLGSRDPAKADAAADSIRSRVIGADVRHLRLDLADLPSLERSVDRLDIGHLDAVVHNAGVALDDPARRETEGGHELMFATNHLGHFALTRWLAPLLSAAPAARVVTVGSFAARSERLDLDDLQSTRDYRPKRTYGRSKLAQMSFAFELDRRLRAVGSTVLSVVAHPGGALDSLTPARPPVHASTPGERLRAAPAGLVLQGKDAGAWPVVRAVLDPRVRGGDLWGPRVFGLRGFPRSETALPHMTDPAVAARLWSAGAELAGTHDPYLGFGG from the coding sequence GTGTCCTCCTCCTCTCAGATTCGGCCGTGGGACGTCCGGCGGCTGCCGTCGGCGGTGGGCAGGACGTTCCTGGTCACCGGCGGCAACGCCGGAATCGGCTACTTCGTCGCGGAACAACTCGCGGCCACGGGAGCCGTCGTCGTGCTCGGCAGCAGGGACCCGGCGAAGGCGGACGCCGCCGCGGACTCGATCCGCTCGCGCGTCATCGGAGCGGACGTACGGCATCTCCGGCTGGATCTCGCCGACCTGCCCTCCCTGGAGAGGTCCGTGGACCGGCTGGACATCGGTCATCTCGACGCGGTCGTCCACAACGCGGGGGTCGCGCTGGACGATCCGGCGCGCAGGGAGACCGAGGGTGGGCACGAGTTGATGTTCGCCACCAATCACCTCGGCCATTTCGCACTGACCCGGTGGCTCGCCCCGCTCCTGTCCGCGGCCCCGGCGGCCCGCGTCGTGACGGTGGGCAGCTTCGCGGCGCGGTCCGAACGCCTGGATCTCGACGATCTGCAGTCGACCCGGGACTACCGGCCCAAACGCACCTACGGCCGATCCAAGCTCGCGCAGATGTCGTTCGCCTTCGAACTCGACCGTCGCCTGCGTGCCGTCGGCAGTACGGTGCTCAGCGTGGTCGCCCACCCCGGCGGCGCCCTGGACTCGCTCACGCCCGCGCGCCCTCCGGTCCATGCGAGCACCCCCGGCGAGCGGCTGCGTGCCGCGCCCGCGGGACTCGTGCTGCAGGGCAAGGACGCCGGGGCCTGGCCCGTGGTGCGCGCCGTCCTGGACCCGCGGGTGCGGGGAGGGGATCTGTGGGGGCCGAGAGTCTTCGGCCTGCGAGGGTTTCCCCGGTCCGAGACCGCCCTCCCGCACATGACCGACCCTGCCGTGGCGGCCCGCCTCTGGTCCGCCGGCGCCGAGCTGGCCGGCACCCACGATCCGTACCTCGGGTTCGGCGGCTGA
- a CDS encoding transcriptional regulator translates to MLSRLVAERATGALLRDTGTLYLVDGQVVHAESPSAPGIDVLLTVSGRLRPEGWQWAVDQAGARGAVGRFLVDSGQVTDGELELCHLGALFDAAFFTLSPGSGPTRFRYGVAHWIGPVRPVPACSVAREAARRRELLSRLWPHPEVDTAPVVPSPGLGGAPVTARRRALLALADGVRTPQDIARLLGRPAFHTLVDVRRLAACGAIETPLAAVPQQGMPAPVALASAQAESIADVALLRRLRDGLEATL, encoded by the coding sequence ATGCTGAGCCGGTTGGTGGCCGAGCGGGCGACCGGGGCGCTGCTGCGCGACACCGGCACGCTCTATCTCGTCGACGGCCAGGTGGTGCACGCCGAGAGTCCGTCCGCCCCCGGCATCGACGTCCTGCTCACGGTGAGCGGCAGGCTGCGCCCCGAGGGCTGGCAGTGGGCCGTCGACCAGGCGGGGGCGCGCGGCGCGGTGGGCCGGTTCCTGGTCGACAGCGGCCAGGTCACCGACGGCGAGCTCGAACTGTGCCATCTGGGTGCGCTGTTCGACGCGGCGTTCTTCACGCTCTCTCCCGGAAGCGGTCCCACGCGCTTTCGGTACGGAGTGGCGCACTGGATCGGCCCGGTGCGGCCGGTGCCGGCCTGCTCGGTGGCCCGAGAGGCCGCCAGGCGCCGGGAGTTGCTCTCCCGGCTGTGGCCGCATCCGGAGGTCGACACGGCTCCTGTGGTTCCCTCGCCGGGCCTGGGCGGGGCGCCGGTCACCGCGCGCCGGCGCGCGCTGCTCGCCCTGGCCGACGGGGTGCGCACCCCGCAGGACATCGCGCGGCTTCTCGGCCGCCCGGCGTTCCACACGTTGGTCGACGTCCGCCGCCTCGCGGCGTGCGGCGCGATCGAGACTCCGCTCGCGGCGGTGCCGCAGCAGGGCATGCCGGCCCCGGTGGCACTGGCGTCGGCGCAAGCGGAGTCCATCGCGGACGTGGCCCTGCTGCGCAGGCTGCGTGACGGCCTCGAGGCCACGCTGTGA
- a CDS encoding roadblock/LC7 domain-containing protein, protein MAAEAEVLAELRRLRVRLPQLSGAMAASVDGLVLAQDSTSEAEPLAALTAAALGVAQRLTDTAGQGAFRELLLRGDDGYVATYAAGSSAVLTLLAQPRINVGRLHLEARRAGARIGDLVDGSLGRLETP, encoded by the coding sequence ATGGCGGCAGAGGCGGAGGTCCTCGCCGAACTGCGCAGACTCCGGGTCCGGTTGCCTCAGCTCAGCGGGGCGATGGCGGCCAGTGTCGACGGTCTGGTGCTGGCCCAGGACTCCACGAGCGAGGCCGAGCCGCTCGCCGCACTGACCGCCGCCGCGCTCGGCGTCGCCCAGCGGCTCACCGACACGGCGGGCCAAGGCGCCTTCCGTGAACTCCTGTTACGGGGCGACGACGGCTATGTGGCCACCTACGCGGCGGGCTCGTCCGCCGTGCTCACCCTCCTCGCCCAGCCCCGCATCAACGTGGGACGGCTGCATCTCGAAGCCCGCCGCGCGGGCGCCCGGATCGGCGACCTGGTCGACGGCAGCCTCGGCCGACTGGAGACCCCATGA